Proteins from a genomic interval of Hoplias malabaricus isolate fHopMal1 chromosome 13, fHopMal1.hap1, whole genome shotgun sequence:
- the epor gene encoding erythropoietin receptor: MTNDRSGVLIAYVLLWALFTNTGQSFENKVKQILRDEPEDIKCFAETMSDLTCFWREEEGRNTSLDQYTFTYQYQNDNISECAVSELSLLGADSKKLFLCSLPRIEFFEKLHLCVFEGGQKLYNRSLFIDQVFLLDPPSNVTAVRTKQQSQLNVTWLPPVLKYMDDSMMYEVRYVMEGSPMRKEMLKASTKLILRGLQPNSEYKVWVRVKPDGESYNGYWSAWSDPAFGTTPPSDLDPLIVALVLVISLILIVLSLTVLLSHHKFLLTKLWPDIPSPERKFLGLFTVHKGDFQEWLGHSNGRIWPVHVYTEDLPAPLEVLSETSPAVTLPSHVSAPRAAALLRGESETTDGGEDQLETRDMDPGLLHRWQEPPHAHWLMEQLRVLQENPELLPPSLLLESQDTYVILNQNQNGREDNGNSVLEETIPLQALFASRENSLSAASHSDFGSLQQSSGSGRLSSQSSFEYPNHTWPAKGPGYTYMAVADSGVSMDYSPMSSSRTTDMGRSAVYANEYKNDILGYRRPVIYSQHVHPQY, from the exons ATGACAAATGACAGAAGCGGCGTATTGATAGCTTACGTACTTCTCTGGGCTTTGTTTACGAACACGGGACAGTCTTTTGAAAACAAAG TTAAACAGATACTTCGTGATGAGCCAGAGGACATAAAATGTTTTGCTGAGACTATGAGTGACTTAACCTGCTTCTGGAGAGAAgaggaaggcaggaacacttcACTGGATCAGTACACATTCACCTACCAGTACCA GAATGACAACATCAGCGAGTGTGCTGTGTCTGAACTCTCTCTCCTGGGGGCAGACAGTAAGAAGCTGTTTCTCTGCAGTCTCCCCCGCATTGAGTTCTTCGAGAAACTCCACCTGTGCGTGTTTGAGGGGGGACAGAAACTTTACAACCGCAGCCTGTTCATCGACCAAGTCT TCCTCTTAGATCCTCCAAGCAATGTCACTGCTGTGAGGACAAAGCAACAGAGTCAGCTGAACGTCACCTGGCTGCCTCCTGTCCTGAAGTACATGGACGACAGCATGATGTATGAGGTCAGATACGTCATGGAGGGGAGCCCTATGAGGAAG GAAATGCTGAAAGCCAGCACTAAGCTTATCCTCCGCGGCCTTCAACCGAACAGTGAATACAAAGTGTGGGTCCGTGTCAAACCCGACGGTGAATCCTATAATGGTTACTGGAGCGCATGGTCTGACCCTGCATTTGGGACTACGCCACCTAGTG ACTTGGACCCCCTGATTGTGGCACTGGTCCTCGTCATCTCTCTGATTCTCATCGTGCTGTCTCTCACAGTGCTTCTGTCCCATCACAA ATTCCTGTTAACAAAGCTGTGGCCTGATATCCCTTCACCTGAGCGCAAGTTCTTGGGTCTCTTCACTGTCCACAAGGGAGACTTCCAG GAGTGGCTGGGACACAGTAATGGCAGGATATGGCCAGTCCATGTGTACACCGAGGACCTTCCCGCACCTCTGGAGGTGCTGTCCGAGACcagtcctgcagtgacactacccAGCCACGTATCTGCCCCTAGAGCAGCTGCCCTTCTCAGAGGGGAGTCCGAGACTACAGACGGAGGGGAAGATCAGTTAGAGACGAGGGACATGGATCCAGGCTTGCTTCACAGATGGCAAGAACCTCCTCACGCTCACTGGCTGATGGAACAGCTGCGAGTCCTTCAGGAAAACCCGGAGTTGCTACCTCCATCGCTACTCCTTGAATCGCAAGACACATACGTCATcctgaaccagaaccagaatGGCAGAGAAGATAATGGGAACAGTGTTTTGGAGGAGACAATTCCCCTGCAAGCCCTTTTTGCAAGCAGAGAGAACTCCTTGTCCGCCGCCTCTCATTCTGATTTCGGCTCTCTCCAGCAAAGCTCTGGGTCGGGAAGACTTTCTTCACAGTCGAGCTTTGAGTATCCAAATCATACGTGGCCAGCTAAAGGGCCAGGATATACTTACATGGCTGTTGCAGACTCTGGTGTGTCCATGGACTACAGCCCCATGAGCTCCAGCAGAACAACAGACATGGGCAGAAGTGCCGTCTATGCCAATGAGTACAAAAACGACATTCTCGGGTACAGAAGGCCAGTTATATACAGCCAACATGTTCACCCTCAGTACTGA
- the znf653 gene encoding zinc finger protein 653 yields MAALCSEKADGSEAQGPQVKSVLRRCRGRPRLSDTDRAQRRLESRKKYDVRRVYLGESHRLWSDLRRRSCLSDAGLAEYLILLDSTYGEKYQQKYGAQKSIPEQCRNQKKGKKVALTSLKGLVNWYQEHCQTCPHEPELRAVEPTLGLSTSVLWQCEAEHFFVQYISWPAGGASDSEEEDNDREEPERKLVVLAATAGVFKTRTSPRALNQSQLSDTADELESATARVSEVANQMSSTALSQLPGTPAANRLSIPPCHSLVDQAAWEVGVCPERVSTVSESEHAASGQSLGRESFHRDVAIDLKTESTGKDGALAEDYDCVVVTAALMNSLEGSEAVSHVRGGMEESQIETLPKAVAHTPMAATPVQGELYETQALQGVVGSSELSDQPTSLEGSQLIIITGPSYEALTSEGIQLNMGSGNVEEVTCTVIDGVAYNQMCQSGADLRSSITETENITDLSEKQLLEPSEERLDQKDLQPSPHRSSKRSRRGPVIEADGMLKMFHCPYEGCSQVYVAISSFQNHVNLVHRKGRTKVCPHPGCGKKFYLSNHLHRHMIIHSGVRDFICETCGKSFKRKNHLEVHRRTHTGETPLQCEICGYQCRQRASLNWHMKKHTPEAHYNYTCEHCGKRFEKLDSVKFHKLKSHPDKQTT; encoded by the exons ATGGCGGCGCTGTGCTCGGAGAAGGCAGACGGCTCTGAGGCGCAGGGTCCTCAGGTTAAGTCGGTTCTACGGCGCTGCAGGGGTCGGCCCCGGCTCTCGGACACGGACCGCGCCCAGCGGAGACTCGAGTCTCGGAAAAAGTATGACGTGCGACGGGTTTATCTGGGAGAGTCTCACCGCCTGTGGAGCGACCTGCGGCGGAGGAGCTGCCTGAGCGACGCGGGACTCGCTGAGTATCTCATCCTCCTCGACTCCACGTACGGAGAGAAATACCAGCAGAAATACGGAGC ACAGAAGAGCATTCCAGAGCAGTGCAGAAATCAGAAGAAAG GAAAGAAGGTGGCCTTGACCAGCTTGAAGGGTTTAGTGAACTGGTACCAGGAGCACTGCCAGACGTGTCCTCATGAGCCTGAACTGCGAGCTGTGGAGCCAACACTGGGTCTGTCTACATCTGTGCTGTGGCAGTGTGAAGCTGAGCATTTTTTTGTACAGTACATCTCGTGGCCTGCAGGAGGTGCAAGTGACTCTGAAGAGGAGGACAATGATAGGGAGGAACCAGAGAGAAAATTGGTTGTTCTTGCTGCAACCGCTGGTGTCTTCAAAACCAGGACTAGTCCAAGAGCTCTAAACCAAAGCCAACTGTCAG ACACAGCAGATGAGTTGGAGAGTGCCACGGCGCGAGTGTCAGAAGTGGCCAATCAAATGAGCTCCACAGCTCTCAGTCAGCTCCCAGGTACCCCAGCAGCTAATCGACTCTCCATcccaccctgtcactcactggtGGACCAGGCAGCGTGGGAGGTAGGAGTATGTCCGGAACGGGTATCAACTGTGTCTGAGTCAGAACACGCAGCTTCAGGCCAGAGCCTGGGAAGAGAAAGCTTCCACAGAGACGTGGCTATTGACCTGAAAACAGAAAGTACTGGAAAGGATGGGGCCTTGGCAGAGGATTATGACTGCGTGGTAGTCACAGCAGCTTTAATGAATAGCTTGGAAGGATCAGAAGCAGTCAGCCATGTGAGAGGGGGCATGGAGGAGAGCCAGATTGAGACACTTCCGAAAGCCGTGGCTCACACGCCGATGGCAGCAACTCCAGTGCAGGGGGAGCTGTATGAGACCCAGGCGCTACAGGGTGTAGTGGGCAGCAGTGAGCTGTCAGACCAGCCGACTTCACTGGAAGGATCTCAG TTGATCATAATCACAGGCCCCAGTTATGAAGCTTTGACTTCtgaaggcattcagctcaaCATGGGCAGTGGAAACGTAGAGGAAGTCACTTGCACAGTGATTGATGGTGTGGCCTACAACCAGATGTGTCAGTCAGGAGCAGACCTGCGGAGCAGCATCACAGAGACGGAAAAcatcacag aCCTGAGTGAAAAGCAGCTGTTGGAACCTAGTGAAGAACGACTCGATCAGAAAGATCTGCAGCCCTCTCCCCACAG GTCATCTAAGAGAAGTCGACGGGGTCCAGTTATTGAGGCAGATGGCATGCTGAAGATGTTTCACTGTCCCTATGAGGGCTGCAGTCAGGTGTATGTGGCCATCAGCAGCTTCCAG AACCATGTGAACCTAGTGCACAGAAAAGGACGGACAAAGGTGTGCCCCCATCCAGGCTGTGGAAAGAAGTTCTACCTTTCTAATCATCTACATCGCCATATGATCATCCattcag GAGTGCGAGACTTTATATGTGAGACGTGTGGCAAGTCCTTCAAGCGAAAGAACCATTTAGAGGTGCACAGGCGCACTCACACCGGAGAGACACCGTTGCA GTGTGAAATCTGTGGCTATCAGTGTCGCCAGAGGGCCTCTCTGAACTGGCACATGAAGAAGCACACACCCGAAGCACACTACAACTACACCTGCGAACACTGTGGCAAGCGCTTTGAGAAGCTGGACAGCGTcaa
- the swsap1 gene encoding ATPase SWSAP1: MVDILGLVFKRFGPEIPHEWKLCSVENGVLVVGDQNINTSLLFLAAVTAATELGVKVLFFSQSQIQSLPFGFQGSSSSSALKPDCLKKIRFVYPKTLEDLLEDVASLHELVSDAAALPRLVIVDGLERFVSGPSVQDRPQQEAQSTVAHVVALLHDTVTFLTQNSEARAENLTQCRLIVSIQPERKSQGGCDLLAPDPILLVLERYLQVRCTSESLKTGQEQNEWLLCVSCPGLQIVGDGNAEKLLRCHAMLQPQGSLKFSLVSPEKETS; this comes from the exons ATGGTCGATATCCTGGGTCTGGTGTTTAAACGCTTCGGTCCAGAAATCCCACATGAATGGAagctgtgttctgtggagaacGGCGTTCTGGTGGTTGGAGATCAAAACATCAACACATCCCTGTTGTTTTTGGCGGCTGTGACAGCAGCTACAGAACTGGGAGTTAAAGTGCTGTTTTTCTCTCAAAGTCAGATTCAGAGTCTTCCGTTTGGTTTCCAGGGGTCCTCCTCTTCCAGCGCTTTGAAGCCGGACTGTCTAAAG AAAATCAGATTTGTctaccccaagaccctggaggaTTTGCTGGAGGATGTGGCTTCTCTTCATGAGCTGGTCTCTGATGCTGCGGCTCTCCCACGCCTGGTAATCGTGGATGGTTTGGAGCGGTTTGTGAGCGGTCCATCTGTTCAGGACAGACCCCAGCAGGAGGCTCAAAGCACTGTGGCTCATGTGGTGGCCCTCCTGCATGACACTGTTACTTTCCTCACTCAGAACTCAGAGGCCAGAGCAGAGAACCTCACTCAGTGCAGGCTCATTGTGTCCATTCAGCCTGAACGGAAGAGCCAGGGTGGGTGTGACCTGTTGGCCCCGGACCCGATCCTTTTGGTTTTGGAGCGCTACCTGCAGGTGAGGTGCACCTCGGAGAGCTTGAAGACGGGCCAAGAGCAGAATGAATGGCTGCTCTGTGTCTCGTGTCCGGGGCTGCAAATTGTTGGGGATGGTAATGCAGAGAAATTGCTACGGTGCCATGCAATGCTACAGCCTCAGGGTTCACTGAAGTTCTCTTTAGTCAGTCCAGAAAAAGAGACATCATAG
- the rab3db gene encoding RAB3D, member RAS oncogene family, b isoform X1 has translation MATVSDSRLQQQPSQKDAADQNFDYMFKLLIIGNSSVGKTSFLFRYADDSFTSAFVSTVGIDFKVKTVFRNNKRIKLQIWDTAGQERYRTITTAYYRGAMGFLLMYDITNQDSFSAVQDWATQIKTYSWDNAQVILVGNKCDLEDDRLIPTEDSQRLADELGFQFFEASAKDNINVKQVFERLVDVICEKMNETMEGDGSPVANHKDPNLQDSPAEGHSSCAC, from the exons ATGGCAACGGTGAGCGACTCCCGCTTGCAGCAGCAGCCCTCTCAGAAGGATGCGGCTGATCAGAACTTTGATTATATGTTCAAACTCCTCATCATTGGCAACAGCAGTGTGGGCAAAACCAGCTTTCTCTTCCGCTACGCCGACGACTCCTTCACCTCCGCCTTTGTCAGCACCGTGGGCATCGACTTCAAGGTGAAAACAGTCTTCCGCAACAACAAGCGGATAAAACTGCAGATCTGG GACACAGCAGGACAGGAGCGCTACAGAACCATCACTACTGCTTACTACAGAGGAGCCATGGGCTTCCTGCTCATGTATGATATCACCAACCAGGACTCCTTCAGTGCTGTACAGGACTG GGCTACACAGATTAAGACTTACTCATGGGACAATGCCCAGGTCATCCTGGTGGGTAATAAGTGCGACCTGGAAGACGACAGACTCATTCCAACGGAAGATAGTCAGCGATTGGCAGATGAATTAG GCTTCCAGTTTTTTGAGGCCAGTGCCAAAGACAACATCAACGTGAAGCAGGTGTTTGAGCGGCTGGTGGATGTGATATGTGAGAAGATGAACGAAACAATGGAAGGAGATGGTAGTCCAGTTGCCAATCACAAAGACCCCAACTTACAGGACTCTCCTGCTGAGGGACACAGCAGCTGTGCCTGCTAA
- the rab3db gene encoding RAB3D, member RAS oncogene family, b isoform X2: MATVSDSRLQQQPSQKDAADQNFDYMFKLLIIGNSSVGKTSFLFRYADDSFTSAFVSTVGIDFKDTAGQERYRTITTAYYRGAMGFLLMYDITNQDSFSAVQDWATQIKTYSWDNAQVILVGNKCDLEDDRLIPTEDSQRLADELGFQFFEASAKDNINVKQVFERLVDVICEKMNETMEGDGSPVANHKDPNLQDSPAEGHSSCAC; encoded by the exons ATGGCAACGGTGAGCGACTCCCGCTTGCAGCAGCAGCCCTCTCAGAAGGATGCGGCTGATCAGAACTTTGATTATATGTTCAAACTCCTCATCATTGGCAACAGCAGTGTGGGCAAAACCAGCTTTCTCTTCCGCTACGCCGACGACTCCTTCACCTCCGCCTTTGTCAGCACCGTGGGCATCGACTTCAAG GACACAGCAGGACAGGAGCGCTACAGAACCATCACTACTGCTTACTACAGAGGAGCCATGGGCTTCCTGCTCATGTATGATATCACCAACCAGGACTCCTTCAGTGCTGTACAGGACTG GGCTACACAGATTAAGACTTACTCATGGGACAATGCCCAGGTCATCCTGGTGGGTAATAAGTGCGACCTGGAAGACGACAGACTCATTCCAACGGAAGATAGTCAGCGATTGGCAGATGAATTAG GCTTCCAGTTTTTTGAGGCCAGTGCCAAAGACAACATCAACGTGAAGCAGGTGTTTGAGCGGCTGGTGGATGTGATATGTGAGAAGATGAACGAAACAATGGAAGGAGATGGTAGTCCAGTTGCCAATCACAAAGACCCCAACTTACAGGACTCTCCTGCTGAGGGACACAGCAGCTGTGCCTGCTAA